A DNA window from Macadamia integrifolia cultivar HAES 741 chromosome 4, SCU_Mint_v3, whole genome shotgun sequence contains the following coding sequences:
- the LOC122076687 gene encoding bifunctional dihydroflavonol 4-reductase/flavanone 4-reductase-like isoform X1: MKGPVAVTGAAGYVGSWLVMRLLQEGYTVRATVRDPTDLRKTKPLLDFPEASEQLTLWKADLDDEGSFDEAFKGCTGVFHVATPMDFESTDPENEVIKPTINGVLNVMRSCKKAQTVKRVIFTSSAGTVAVQEQQQPQYDETWWSNVEFCRRTKTTGWMYFVSKTLAEKAAWDFAKENCLDFITIIPSLVVGPFIMSSMPPSMITAMALILGNEAHYSILKQHNLVHLDDLCNAHIFLLEYPKAEGRYICSSRDMTIFELAKMMKERYPEYNIPTSFKGIDESIKPLHFSSKKLTDLGFKFKYTTEDMFDGAIRSCREKNLIPLKTVDKPFTVIKE, from the exons ATGAAGGGTCCAGTAGCAGTGACTGGAGCAGCTGGTTATGTTGGATCATGGCTTGTTATGAGGTTACTTCAAGAGGGTTACACAGTCCGGGCGACCGTTCGGGATCCCA CTGATCTCAGGAAGACAAAGCCCTTGTTGGACTTCCCAGAAGCGAGCGAGCAACTTACCCTCTGGAAGGCAGACCTGGATGACGAAGGCAGCTTCGACGAGGCATTCAAAGGATGCACTGGAGTTTTCCATGTGGCCACCCCGATGGACTTTGAATCAACAGACCCTGAG AACGAAGTGATCAAGCCCACAATCAATGGAGTTCTGAATGTAATGAGATCATGCAAGAAAGCCCAGACAGTGAAGCGTGTCATCTTCACATCTTCCGCCGGAACTGTGGCCGTTCAAGAGCAGCAGCAGCCGCAATATGATGAAACCTGGTGGAGCAATGTTGAATTCTGTAGACGAACCAAGACGACCGGCTGG ATGTATTTCGTGTCGAAAACATTGGCAGAGAAAGCTGCATGGGATTTTGCAAAGGAGAACTGCTTAGATTTCATAACTATCATCCCATCACTAGTTGTTGGTCCCTTTATCATGTCAAGCATGCCACCCAGCATGATCACTGCCATGGCTCTAATATTGG GAAATGAAGCTCACTATTCCATTCTGAAGCAGCACAACCTGGTTCACCTGGATGATCTGTGCAATGCTCATATTTTCCTGTTGGAGTATCCCAAAGCAGAGGGAAGATACATCTGCTCCTCCAGGGACATGACCATCTTTGAGCTTGcaaagatgatgaaggaaagaTACCCAGAATACAACATTCCTACCTC GTTTAAGGGTATTGATGAGTCGATTAAGCCTCTgcatttttcttcaaaaaaactCACGGACCTAGGCTTCAAATTCAAGTACACCACGGAGGATATGTTTGATGGAGCTATCCGCTCCTGCAGGGAGAAGAACTTGATCCCACTTAAAACAGTAGATAAGCCATTTACTGTCATCAAGGAATAG
- the LOC122076687 gene encoding dihydroflavonol 4-reductase-like isoform X2, which produces MKGPVAVTGAAGYVGSWLVMRLLQEGYTVRATVRDPTDLRKTKPLLDFPEASEQLTLWKADLDDEGSFDEAFKGCTGVFHVATPMDFESTDPENEVIKPTINGVLNVMRSCKKAQTVKRVIFTSSAGTVAVQEQQQPQYDETWWSNVEFCRRTKTTGWMYFVSKTLAEKAAWDFAKENCLDFITIIPSLVVGPFIMSSMPPSMITAMALILGNEAHYSILKQHNLVHLDDLCNAHIFLLEYPKAEGRYICSSRDMTIFELAKMMKERYPEYNIPTSYCTPYTIRLSMILHYLDLGLRVLMSRLSLCIFLQKNSRT; this is translated from the exons ATGAAGGGTCCAGTAGCAGTGACTGGAGCAGCTGGTTATGTTGGATCATGGCTTGTTATGAGGTTACTTCAAGAGGGTTACACAGTCCGGGCGACCGTTCGGGATCCCA CTGATCTCAGGAAGACAAAGCCCTTGTTGGACTTCCCAGAAGCGAGCGAGCAACTTACCCTCTGGAAGGCAGACCTGGATGACGAAGGCAGCTTCGACGAGGCATTCAAAGGATGCACTGGAGTTTTCCATGTGGCCACCCCGATGGACTTTGAATCAACAGACCCTGAG AACGAAGTGATCAAGCCCACAATCAATGGAGTTCTGAATGTAATGAGATCATGCAAGAAAGCCCAGACAGTGAAGCGTGTCATCTTCACATCTTCCGCCGGAACTGTGGCCGTTCAAGAGCAGCAGCAGCCGCAATATGATGAAACCTGGTGGAGCAATGTTGAATTCTGTAGACGAACCAAGACGACCGGCTGG ATGTATTTCGTGTCGAAAACATTGGCAGAGAAAGCTGCATGGGATTTTGCAAAGGAGAACTGCTTAGATTTCATAACTATCATCCCATCACTAGTTGTTGGTCCCTTTATCATGTCAAGCATGCCACCCAGCATGATCACTGCCATGGCTCTAATATTGG GAAATGAAGCTCACTATTCCATTCTGAAGCAGCACAACCTGGTTCACCTGGATGATCTGTGCAATGCTCATATTTTCCTGTTGGAGTATCCCAAAGCAGAGGGAAGATACATCTGCTCCTCCAGGGACATGACCATCTTTGAGCTTGcaaagatgatgaaggaaagaTACCCAGAATACAACATTCCTACCTCGTATTGTACTCCCTATACAATAAGGCTTTCAATGATTCTTCATTACCTTGACTTAG GTTTAAGGGTATTGATGAGTCGATTAAGCCTCTgcatttttcttcaaaaaaactCACGGACCTAG
- the LOC122077534 gene encoding dihydroflavonol 4-reductase-like, translating into MSSMPPSMFTALALILGNEAHHSILKQHQLIHLDDLCNAHFFVLEHPKAEGRYICSSRDITIFELAKMLRERYPEYNIPTTFMGIDESIKPVHFSSKKLTDLGFKFKYTAENIFDGAIRSCREKNLIPLKTLEKPCAAENQKLNGAEEKISAVGEENQQRSNPLRHRSVPFVFLQSILV; encoded by the exons ATGTCAAGCATGCCACCCAGCATGTTCACTGCCTTGGCTCTGATTCTGG GAAATGAAGCTCACCATTCAATTCTGAAGCAGCACCAACTGATTCACCTGGATGACCTATGCAATGCTCATTTTTTCGTGTTGGAGCATCCCAAAGCAGAGGGAAGATACATCTGCTCCTCCAGGGACATCACCATCTTTGAGCTTGCAAAGATGTTGAGGGAAAGATACCCAGAATACAACATTCCTACCAC GTTTATGGGTATTGATGAGTCAATCAAGCCTGTTcatttctcttcaaagaaactCACGGACTTAGGCTTCAAATTCAAGTACACCGCAGAGAATATCTTTGATGGAGCTATCCGCTCGTGCAGGGAGAAGAACTTGATTCCACTTAAAACATTAGAGAAGCCATGTGCTGCAGAGAACCAAAAACTAAATGGAGCGGAGGAGAAAATCTCTGCAGTTGGGGAAGAGAACCAGCAACGCAGCAACCCATTAAGGCATAGAAGTGTTCCTTTTGTGTTTCTGCAATCCATATTGGTGTGA